The proteins below come from a single Mercenaria mercenaria strain notata chromosome 3, MADL_Memer_1, whole genome shotgun sequence genomic window:
- the LOC128555966 gene encoding uncharacterized protein LOC128555966 yields the protein MSSEEFLLTFRRFTSQRGVPSEVISDNALQFKTASVTIDLLWSRMLKNEEVLSYMSEKRIKWHFIVERAPWFGGYYERLVGLVKRSLRKTLGRKLLTLIQMTTVSKEIEAVINARPLVYVGDDIDSNITLIPNHFLTLNPRVSVPDTDSDENDHSYLPCESSAEKLLPLWHKGKVLLDKFWKIWRDDYLLSLRERTQTKLKSVRIQSTAQPCVGDVILVKDELARSCWKMGRIIKLRISSDGNERSAKYSWHRVV from the coding sequence atgtCGTCAGAAGAATTTCTCCTTACCTTTAGACGGTTCACTTCCCAGAGGGGCGTTCCGAGTGAGGTCATTTCGGACAATGCATTACAATTCAAAACAGCTAGTGTTACAATTGATTTACTTTGGTCTAGAATGCTTAAAAATGAGGAGGTTCTTAGTTACATGTCCGAAAAGAGAATAAAATGGCATTTTATCGTCGAACGTGCACCATGGTTCGGAGGATATTATGAAAGGCTAGTTGGTTTAGTCAAAAGATCACTACGTAAAACATTGGGTCGTAAATTACTTACCTTGATTCAAATGACAACGGTTTCGAAGGAAATTGAAGCCGTAATTAACGCAAGACCATTAGTTTATGTTGGTGACGACATCGATTCAAATATCACGTTGATACCAAACCATTTCCTTACCTTAAATCCAAGAGTCAGTGTACCTGATACTGACAGTGATGAAAATGACCACAGTTACTTACCTTGTGAAAGTTCAGCAGAAAAATTGTTACCTTTGTGGCATAAAGGTAAAGTACTGCTTGACAAATTTTGGAAAATCTGGAGAGATGACTATTTGTTAAGTTTGAGGGAACGGACACAAACGAAGTTAAAATCTGTGAGGATTCAATCCACAGCTCAACCCTGTGTAGGGGACGTAATTCTTGTGAAAGACGAGCTTGCGCGAAGTTGTTGGAAAATGGGTAGAATCATCAAACTAAGGATAAGCAGTGACGGAAATGAGCGATCGGCGAAGTACAGTTGGCATCGGGTCGTGTAA
- the LOC128555967 gene encoding uncharacterized protein LOC128555967, with protein sequence MLGNKCIKLLKCYSEKVEVQMCKLTDAIGDSDSESVDNLVDEDCELLRQAENYLIELEQFTENMKAKKIVDGKGHEVKTESSRLIDLQEQMQDLLFRQMQQQRELMERQEEREKRQKGSVKLPKLDLCTFNGNKLKWAQFWDACECTVHTNRDLSPIDKFNYLQSKVVGEAKQSIAGLALSKENYDVAVTILKERFGNPQEAVDLHYNKLINIPIPSEKVESLRIFLDTIERHLHSLEVLKENTNQHVFISMIRSKLPRNVLRNIELKCGSKTEWTVHKLRDEIREYVVACERAESKDGNTTQPEIQRGGTPKFQRYQNKPHYPAYRPEKISRPVYNAPASAEALAVNVKSKATSNVKDRCRYCSERHWSDECLKYKTVEERKRKLNGSCFKCLKEGHLATECKSKKVCVHCGEMNKHHRNLCPKKFEIRSSSVHLSEEISDATPQEDDMSAEGHVLISSNEMVLMQTAQTEICNEQNFVYERARLLFDSGSQRTYITERLATKLGLKPEDEQELKLVTFGSENTKVIKTKSAKISIKLNNGSYMKITANVVPTISGTIQRNPVKQLLTKQMENLVNSVEMADTIPSVKEYSTVEVLIGNDYYLDIVLLQIIEIEPDLYLLGSKLGWILTGRTSEVEKGMDTVNMLVLTYGNDVTNHSVFTSIDSAITTKPNLEDFWNIESIGITDNVQNSNDEIAMKKFKETIKFEDGRYHVTWPWRDEEFELPENRQLALGRLKSNVSRMSSKPELMKRYNEVIEDQLNKGVIEKVSYKVQDGMTHYIPHHAVINPEKLTTKLRIVYNASSKTRKENKSLNECLYRGPVILQHLCGILLRFRLHKIALVADIEKAFLQIGLQLDQRDVTRFLWLKDINAPTVDSRNIQEYRFCRVPFGVISSPFLLGATVQSHMDTYNTDLAQQVKDNMYVDNLITGTSTEGEAIHFYMFGKASMNLREWISNSDIVNKYIPSDSRADTDSMSVLGLCWDPKNYTISLKPAEVCDMKSPTKRAILKNVASKFDPLGLFSPVLLRGKLLIQQLWQKGLDWDDEISEEDASQWNIINSDLESLSSQKLQRCVTTERGNCVHYSLICFCDASKLAYSTAIYLRQSTTVETKTELVFSKSRLAPVKVMTIPKLEIMAVAIGVRCIKFVQCQLKLPLQHLQLYTDSQCVLKWIHSEKDLPVFVKNRVNEIKTHRDITFAYVKVGRLQYAELSEGSRYPILVPKKDKFTHLLVERHHKEIMHCGESQTLSNLRYKYCIPQGRATVKSVLRQCTVCRRCEGGPYKVPEMPPLPKVRVASSSPFTYTGLDYLGPLNISQ encoded by the exons ATGTTAGGAAATAAATGTATAAAGTTACTGAAATGTTACAGTGAAAAAGTGGAAGTTCAAATGTGTAAATTAACAGACGCGATTGGAGACAGTGATTCTGAAAGTGTGGACAATTTAGTAGACGAAGACTGTGAACTATTAAGACAGGCGGAAAACTACTTGATTGAATTAGAACAgttcactgaaaatatgaaaGCGAAGAAAATTGTAGATGGAAAAGGACATGAAGTAAAGACTGAAAGTAGTCGACTCATAGATTTGCAAGAACAAATGCAAGATTTATTGTTCAGACAAATGCAGCAGCAAAGGGAGTTAATGGAACGGCAAGAAGAAAGAGAAAAACGGCAAAAGGGCAGTGTGAAATTACCAAAATTAGATCTGTGCACATTCAATGGAAATAAATTGAAGTGGGCTCAATTTTGGGACGCATGTGAGTGCACAGTTCATACGAATAGGGACTTGTCCCCAATCGATAAGTTTAATTATCTACAAAGTAAGGTTGTAGGCGAAGCCAAACAATCCATTGCTGGATTGGCGTTGTCCAAGGAAAATTATGATGTGGCAGTTACGATTCTTAAAGAGAGGTTTGGAAATCCACAAGAAGCTGTGGATTTACACTACAACAAGCTGATAAATATCCCAATACCTAGTGAGAAAGTGGaaagtttaagaatatttttggATACGATAGAAAGACACCTTCACAGTTTAGAGGTATTAAAGGAAAATACCAACCAACATGTGTTTATTTCAATGATTCGGTCGAAACTTCCTAGAAATGTATTAAGGAATATAGAGTTAAAATGTGGATCGAAAACAGAATGGACGGTGCATAAGCTCAGAGATGAAATCCGGGAATACGTAGTAGCATGTGAAAGAGCCGAAAGCAAAGATGGGAATACAACACAACCGGAAATTCAAAGGGGAGGTACGCCGAAGTTCCAAAGATATCAAAACAAGCCACACTATCCAGCATACCGTCCTGAGAAAATTTCAAGACCAGTGTATAACGCTCCAGCGTCCGCGGAAGCTTTAGCAGTAAATGTTAAGAGCAAAGCAACAAGCAATGTTAAAGATAGGTGTAGGTACTGCAGTGAACGACACTGGAGTGatgaatgtttgaaatataaaacagttGAAGAAcgcaaaagaaaattaaatgggTCCTGTTTCAAATGTTTGAAGGAAGGTCACTTGGCAACTGAGTGTAAATCGAAGAAAGTTTGTGTGCATTGTGGTGAAATGAACAAACATCATAGAAATTTGTGcccaaagaaatttgaaattaggTCATCTAGTGTGCATTTATCAGAAGAAATAAGTGATGCAACTCCTCAGGAGGATGATATGTCTGCGGAAGGACACGTTCTTATTTCTTCAAATGAAATGGTGCTTATGCAAACAGCACAGACAGAGATTTGCAATGAACAAAATTTCGTTTACGAAAGGGCTCGTCTATTATTTGATTCGGGGTCACAAAGGACCTACATTACGGAAAGATTAGCTACAAAGTTGGGTTTGAAACCTGAAGATGAACAGGAGCTAAAACTTGTGACGTTCGGTAGTGAAAACACAAAAGTGATAAAAACAAAGTCAGCCAAAATAAGTATCAAATTAAATAATGGCTCCTACATGAAAATAACAGCAAATGTTGTGCCCACTATAAGTGGTACTATTCAAAGGAATCCAGTGAAACAACTGTTGACTAAGCAGATGGAAAATCTAGTGAATAGTGTTGAAATGGCAGACACAATTCCATCTGTGAAGGAATATTCAACAGTAGAAGTATTGATCGGAAACGATTACTACTTAGACATTGTGTTACTACAAATAATTGAAATCGAACCCGATTTGTATTTGTTAGGCTCCAAGCTAGGATGGATTTTGACAGGCCGGACCAGTGAGGTTGAAAAGGGAATGGATACGGTAAATATGCTTGTCCTGACGTATGGAAATGACGTCACAAATCATAGTGTATTCACAAGCATAGACAGTGCTATAACCACCAAACCAAACCTCGAAGACTTCTGGAATATTGAATCCATCGGCATTACAGACAACGTGCAAAATTCGAATGATGAAATTGCAATGAAGAAATTCAAAGaaactataaaatttgaagatgGTCGGTACCATGTGACATGGCCTTGGCGTGATGAAGAGTTTGAATTACCAGAAAACAGACAGTTAGCTTTAGGTCGTCTGAAGTCTAATGTATCACGAATGAGTAGCAAACCAGAGCTAATGAAAAGGTACAACGAAGTCATTGAAGACCAACTCAATAAAGGCGTTATAGAAAAGGTGAGTTATAAAGTTCAAGATGGTATGACACATTACATACCTCATCATGCTGTCATTAACCCAGAAAAGTTAACCACGAAACTGCGCATAGTTTATAATGCCTCATCAAAGACCAGAAAGGAAAACAAAAGTCTGAACGAGTGCTTATATCGAGGTCCGGTGATTCTGCAACATCTCTGTGGAATACTGTTACGATTCCGTCTGCATAAAATAGCACTGGTTGCGGACATTGAGAAAGCATTTTTGCAGATAGGACTGCAGTTAGATCAAAGGGACGTAACAAGGTTTCTGTGGTTAAAGGACATCAATGCACCTACAGTAGATTCCAGAAATATCCAGGAATATCGTTTCTGCCGGGTCCCGTTTGGGGTGATATCGAGTCCCTTCTTATTAGGAGCAACGGTACAAAGTCATATGGACACATACAATACAGATTTGGCTCAACAGGTGAAAGACAACATGTACGTAGACAATCTGATAACCGGAACGAGTACTGAAGGTGAAGCGATTCATTTCTATATGTTCGGAAAAGCTTCAATGAACTTACGAGAGTGGATATCTAATAGTGATATTGTTAATAAATACATACCAAGTGATAGCAGAGCTGATACGGATTCGATGTCTGTGTTGGGTTTGTGTTGGGATCCAAAAAACTATACAATATCGTTAAAACCGGCTGAAGTATGTGATATGAAAAGTCCAACCAAGCGTGCCATACTTAAGAACGTAGCTTCGAAGTTTGACCCTTTGGGATTATTTTCGCCAGTGCTTTTAAGGGGAAAGCTACTAATACAACAACTTTGGCAAAAGGGGCTCGATTGGGACGATGAAATCTCTGAAGAAGATGCATCACAATGGAATATCATTAATAGTGATCTTGAAAGCCTATCCAGTCAAAAATTACAGAGATGCGTTACAACAGAAAGGGGAAATTGTGTACATTATAGTTTGATATGTTTTTGTGATGCTTCCAAATTGGCATATTCAACAGCTATTTATTTGCGTCAAAGCACCACCGTTGAAACAAAAACTGAGCTTGTGTTTTCTAAATCTAGGCTCGCTCCTGTGAAAGTTATGACAATACCTAAATTAGAAATAATGGCAGTTGCGATCGGTGTTCGGTGCATCAAGTTTGTTCAATGTCAGCTTAAACTACCATTACAGCATTTACAGCTCTACACAGATTCACAGTGCGTTTTGAAATGGATTCATTCAGAAAAGGATCTCCCGGTGTTTGTGAAAAACAGAGTAAATGAGATCAAGACACACAGAGACATTACATTCGCCTATgttaaagt AGGAAGGCTGCAATATGCAGAGCTCAGTGAAGGATCGCGGTACCCCATACTCGTACCTAAGAAAGATAAGTTTACACATCTACTGGTTGAAAGACATCACAAGGAAATTATGCATTGTGGAGAATCTCAAACGCTAAGCAATTTGCGATATAAATATTGTATTCCTCAAGGACGGGCAACTGTAAAATCGGTACTTCGTCAATGTACAGTGTGTCGTCGTTGTGAAGGCGGCCCATACAAAGTTCCTGAAATGCCACCATTGCCCAAAGTGCGTGTTGCATCTTCATCGCCATTTACATACACTGGACTGGATTATTTAGGTCCCCTAAACATTAGTCAGTAG
- the LOC123524124 gene encoding NACHT and WD repeat domain-containing protein 2-like — MSDWDPIVRRVLAGQVKPEELPEIPQRVVRVFLSSTGIDSQTERNTFVEKVYPKLRDYCSENYGVDFQVVDLEWGIPQHDQTTDPAFVDFRFKQLQKCHDLSAGPSFLAFIGQKYGDSPLPAIIPSHEYEALRVAMKGYKSRDSRTAPLLDEWYRKDDNSVPPAYILTSVREKLPDYFSADDTRRQTARTKWQEDEQEMKRMLQKAAEIAYLEGLIDGDTKQKYHLSTQDLLIQTGTEESASPTSRCVLALRTIVDLKNYVEDPKASEFTEVTLNEKTDMMEIDEICSTKLSQLKTRAKGLISDKNCLEYDVLWRYDDVINPKLHASYLNKLCTELFDTLKGLIDETVPKTKFDCEPELYQEVLQHWLNCKEKARNFYGQAELMTKLKNYLSDETTKPLVVYGEAGSGKSTLLSKLATEVVENSRGNTVCAIRFIGYTPKSSDIKQVLMTLCLQLLHTLGRKNTDIPYDAKDLQRYFNDLLNSVPKGITVVIFLDSLENLIPEYNAHFLSWLPNQLKPNIKIVVSTHPTKHKLLERLQSEVIKDINYMVGVTQMPCEDAEGLMQYILSLHSRKITSLQQNVFKSKFSECSLAMYVQLLTHQAKLLKSYDVLDKSNVPSNINEAINWYFDSLEKKHGKVLIGRTLGYLVASVTGLSDCEMEDLLSLDDDVLNSVFVTYHPPVRRIPFVKWLSIKDDVEPFLNYREADGVTVYMWCHEEFEAVVRERYLNDETTRKEVHSMLADYFLGAWAGKKKPVKVPTENGNLVLLPCGNEADRFIAAQPLSFETPGAPVRYNKRKYDQVPRHLYLAGRFKELNSLVLFNYEWLYNKIKALSLTHIMADFVLNPGEEATLVEEALRVAESTIQSDINNLAPEITGHLLPYYKTHPNIRALVQQCDTAGLKHCALIPNFPYLQVPGSSLQYTLTSQVCGDFYRLTFDDRYLLVKVKDSSIVHRYDVATGEAKKYVFASNGDLYVTPNGKLFVIVDHFTEKAIKIHNSETGEFVGQLIVMNHIELKVKDRYKMGAVSLTDERMGVIVTTDTSFLCIADLAGCQFLQIIGLDGKCDVCEISPNGRFVFCNSNEFILCYDIFSLEHICTVSAGYRPSSLAFTRDGFRAFVANPQERKLLVMHIHRGAVEMAYKTPLDEDMPDDKIVNLKVSRKDDMVLVQGLSNILIYNRFTEKVCAKFQRPEDVPKEFKLPKSHYTDLFFTNAEFSRDGNFVVASIFRNLYIWQISTGNRISTIQAPVGIITEMLISKHRSQVITHVKGSKDIQVWNIDEAVNQVHMLDKLTSAIEDVKLTSDNSVAYVKCQNSDELGVIDMRNGVMLDLLTHDSLIKDFACTPDGQYVIVSSKPKKRNAAVKIWDMDERKVVKEFGNTTGYCIGAHKNQAIIYVAQEKIDFKTPFYITKFSFVGDGFTENTHPLSLKYILDRPFLTNDDQNVVVLTAQDYIETEGEYDTPTICAFSLDDDYKVSYYTPESFQEAVNINTIKQVMPCKQDSNTIVVLYTTNAVVYDVNCNKSYKDQSQLGLLVLDINTGAINMICEPFLNSGTPINSIVFSDVQFCIDSKYNIFDINNGSYAAQLPDPGTPPNNLALFGNAVIYFKGSQLYVLSIVTGKQIAKCEVHSSISHIAVCSDQRTIVVGCHDGTIVSYILIDATIEDAEKVVSKVGSRSMEGAVQSRRNSRAWDKVENDSCPNYSRPPSALSLGPKEKVLLKQVKAAPKIRPNSDTLIYLNERSKTCNVQ; from the exons ATGTCGGATTGGGATCCGATAGTTCGCCGGGTGCTGGCCGGGCAGGTGAAACCGGAAGAACTGCCGGAGATTCCACAAAGGGTGGTTCGAGTTTTTCTTAGTTCAACTGGGATag actcCCAGACTGAGAGGAATACATTTGTAGAAAAAGTTTATCCAAAACTGCGCGATTATTGCAGTGAAAATTATGGGGTCGACTTTCAG GTGGTGGATTTGGAGTGGGGCATTCCCCAGCATGACCAAACTACAGACCCAGCGTTTGTTGATTTTCGATTTAAACAACTGCAAAAATGCCATGACCTCTCCGCTGGACCAAGCTTTTTG GCTTTCATTGGACAGAAGTATGGCGACTCTCCTCTTCCTGCCATTATTCCTTCTCATGAGTACGAAGCACTCCGTGTGGCGATGAAAGGTTACAAGTCACGTGATTCTCGTACAGCGCCTCTGCTGGATGAATGGTACCGCAAGGACGACAACTCTGTTCCACCTGCTTACATTCTTACAAGTGTGCGAGAAAAATTACCAGACTACTTCAGC GCAGACGACACGAGGCGACAGACAGCCAGGACAAAATGGCAGGAAGATGAACAGGAAATGAAGCGTATGCTACAGAAAGCAGCAGAAATAGCTTATCTTGAAGGTCTTATTGACGGGGATACCAAACAAAAATACCATCTGTCTA CTCAAGATTTACTGATACAGACTGGAACAGAAGAATCCGCCTCTCCGACATCACGTTGTGTTCTCGCACTACGAACGATAGTTGATCTGAAAAACTATGTAGAAGACCCAAAAGCCAGTGAATTTACTGAAGTTACCCTAAATGAAAAAACAGATATGATGGAAATAGACGAAATATGTTCAACAAAACTGTCGCAGCTAAAAACTCGTGCCAAAGGACTGATATCCGATAAAAACTGTTTAGAATATGACGTATTATGGCGATATGATGACGTCATAAACCCAAAACTTCACGCGTCATATTTGAACAAATTGTGCACTGAACTGTTTGATACTCTTAAAGGCCTTATCGATGAGACTGTACCCAAAACGAAATTTGACTGTGAGCCTGAACTGTATCAGGAGGTGTTACAACACTGGTTAAATTGTAAGGAAAAGGCTAGAAATTTTTACGGACAGGCAGAGCTAATGACAAAATTGAAGAACTATCTGTCAGATGAAACTACCAAGCCGTTGGTCGTGTATGGAGAAGCAGGCTCTGGGAAGTCAACACTGCTGTCCAAGCTTGCAACGGAG GTTGTCGAAAATTCACGAGGAAATACAGTATGCGCCATTCGTTTTATTGGGTATACACCAAAGAGTTCAGACATCAAGCAGGTTCTGATGACCCTTTGTTTGCAGCTCCTTCATACCTTAGGTCGGAAAAACACAGACATACCTTACGACGCCAAAGATCTCCAAAGATATTTCAACGATCTCCTGAATTCTGTTCCAAAAGGAATTACAGTTGTGATATTTCTGGACTCCTTAGAAAATCTCATTCCTGAATATAATGCCCATTTTCTCTCATGGCTTCCAAATCAGTtgaaaccaaatatcaaaattgttgtTTCAACTCACCCGACAAAACACAAACTGTTAGAAAGGTTGCAAAGCGAAGTTATCAAAGACATTAATTACATGGTAGGGGTGACTCAGATGCCATGCGAAGATGCTGAAGGGTTGATGCAATACATCTTGTCTTTGCATAGCCGCAAAATTACTtcacttcaacaaaatgtgttcaaaagcAAGTTCAGTGAATGCTCACTGGCAATGTATGTTCAGTTATTAACACATCAAGCCAAATTACTCAAATCATACGATGTGTTGGACAAAAGCAATGTACCATCAAACATAAACGAGGCAATAAACTGGTACTTTGATAGTCTTGAGAAAAAGCACGGCAAAGTACTTATTGGTCGTACTCTGGGTTACCTTGTAGCTTCTGTTACCGGATTAAGTGATTGTGAAATGGAAGATCTTCTATCGCTAGATGACGATGTTCTCAACTCGGTCTTCGTGACGTATCATCCACCTGTAAGGAGAATCCCATTCGTGAAGTGGCTTTCAATAAAAGATGATGTGGAACCGTTTCTTAACTACAGAGAAGCGGATGGAGTGACCGTCTACATGTGGTGTCATGAAGAATTTGAGGCGGTTGTCCGAGAGAGGTACCTAAATGATGAAACCACACGAAAAGAAGTGCATTCCATGCTTGCGGATTATTTCCTTGGAGCATGGGCTGGTAAGAAGAAGCCAGTAAAAGTGCCAACTGAAAATGGGAACTTAGTACTGTTGCCCTGTGGAAACGAGGCTGATCGTTTTATAGCCGCTCAGCCTTTGTCATTCGAAACACCCGGTGCCCCGGTGAgatacaacaaaagaaaatacgaTCAAGTTCCAAGACATCTGTATTTGGCAGGAAGGTTTAAAGAACTGAACAGTCTAGTCCTGTTTAACTACGAGTGGTTGTACAACAAGATAAAAGCTCTCTCGCTGACTCACATTATGGCGGATTTTGTTCTCAACCCCGGTGAAGAAGCAACATTGGTGGAAGAAGCTCTCCGGGTTGCCGAATCTACCATACAAAGTGATATCAACAACCTAGCCCCAGAGATAACTGGTCATTTGCTACCGTACTACAAAACTCATCCGAACATCAGGGCTTTAGTTCAACAATGTGATACTGCTGGATTGAAGCATTGCGCTCTGATTCCAAACTTCCCGTATTTACAAGTCCCTGGAAGCTCCCTTCAGTACACGCTGACTTCTCAGGTTTGCGGTGATTTCTACAGACTAACATTTGATGACAGATACCTCTTGGTAAAGGTTAAGGACAGCTCTATTGTTCATCGATATGATGTCGCTACAGGGGAAGCCAAAAAGTATGTGTTCGCTTCAAATGGAGATCTATATGTTACACCTAACGGAAAATTGTTTGTCATTGTAGATCATTTCACAGAAAAGGCGATAAAGATCCACAACTCGGAAACCGGGGAGTTCGTCGGACAGTTGATAGTAATGAATCACATCGAGCTGAAGGTGAAAGATAGGTACAAAATGGGGGCAGTAAGTCTCACTGATGAACGAATGGGTGTCATCGTGACTACAGATACAAGCTTTCTGTGCATAGCTGATTTAGCTGGGTGCCAGTTCCTCCAGATTATCGGACTAGATGGGAAATGTGACgtgtgtgaaatttcaccaaatggGCGCTTTGTGTTTTGCAACTCTAATGAATTCATATTGTGCTATGACATATTTTCCCTTGAACATATATGCACAGTGTCGGCTGGATACAGACCAAGCTCTCTAGCCTTCACACGTGATGGATTTAGAGCATTCGTTGCTAATCCACAGGAAAGGAAACTACTTGTTATGCACATTCACCGAGGTGCCGTAGAAATGGCCTACAAGACGCCGTTGGACGAAGATATGCCCGATGACAAAATTGTCAACTTAAAGGTGTCAAGAAAAGACGATATGGTATTGGTGCAAGGCCTTAGTAACATTCTGATTTACAACAGATTTACTGAGAAAGTTTGTGCCAAATTTCAGCGCCCTGAAGATGTGCCGAAAGAGTTTAAGTTGCCAAAGAGTCATTATACCGACTTGTTCTTCACCAATGCGGAGTTCTCAAGAGACGGAAACTTTGTAGTTGCCTCAATTTTCAGAAATCTTTATATATGGCAAATTTCCACTGGAAACAGAATTTCTACAATTCAAGCTCCAGTTGGTATTATCACAGAAATGCTTATATCAAAACATCGTAGTCAGGTCATTACTCATGTAAAAGGCTCGAAAGATATTCAGGTTTGGAATATTGACGAAGCCGTGAACCAAGTACATATGCTAGATAAGTTGACCAGTGCTATAGAAGATGTAAAACTAACTTCTGATAATTCAGTTGCATATGTTAAGTGCCAGAACAGCGATGAGCTTGGGGTTATTGACATGCGCAATGGGGTTATGCTGGATCTTCTTACACATGATTCATTAATCAAAGACTTCGCATGCACTCCCGACGGACAGTATGTGATCGTATCAAGTAAACCGAAGAAAAGGAATGCAGCTGTGAAAATATGGGATATGGACGAAAGAAAAGTGGTTAAGGAGTTTGGCAACACAACAGGATACTGCATAGGTGCACACAAGAATCAAGCCATAATATATGTTGCCCAGGAAAAGATAGACTTCAAAACCCCCTTCTACATTACCAAGTTCAGTTTTGTGGGGGATGGATTTACAGAGAACACACACCCATTGTCATTAAAGTACATTCTTGACAGGCCTTTCCTTACCAACGATGACCAGAATGTTGTTGTTCTTACGGCTCAGGACTACATAGAAACAGAGGGAGAGTATGACACGCCTACCATTTGTGCCTTTTCGTTGGACGATGATTACAAAGTCTCCTACTATACACCAGAAAGTTTCCAAGAAGCTGTTAATATTAACACGATCAAGCAAGTGATGCCATGCAAACAAGATAGCAACACAATTGTTGTATTGTATACAACAAACGCTGTTGTTTATGACGTCAACTGCAATAAGTCGTATAAGGACCAGAGTCAGCTAGGTCTGCTCGTGCTTGATATCAACACAGGTGCTATTAACATGATATGCGAGCCATTTCTTAATTCGGGTACACCTATAAACTCAATTGTTTTCTCCGACGTGCAGTTTTGTATAGACTCCAAGTATAACATATTCGATATTAACAACGGAAGTTATGCTGCGCAGCTGCCTGACCCTGGCACTCCACCAAACAACCTTGCACTGTTTGGAAACGCAGTAATTTATTTCAAAGGATCACAACTATACGTTCTTAGCATCGTAACAGGCAAACAAATTGCAAAATGTGAGGTTCACTCGTCCATTTCACATATCGCAGTTTGCTCGGATCAAAGAACAATCGTTGTTGGTTGCCACGACGGTACAATTGTTTCGTACATTTTAATTGATGCTACGATAGAAGATGCAGAGAAAGTCGTATCTAAAGTAGGCAGCAGATCGATGGAAGGGGCGGTTCAGAGTCGTAGGAACTCACGGGCATGGGATAAAGTGGAAAACGATTCGTGTCCGAATTATTCACGTCCTCCATCGGCCCTAAGTCTTGGGCCAAAGGAAAAGGTTTTATTGAAACAAGTGAAAGCAGCTCCAAAAATTCGACCAAATTCTGATACTCTCATTTACTTGAATGAACGTTCTAAAACGTGCAATGTGCAATGA